Proteins from a single region of Desulfuromonadales bacterium:
- a CDS encoding epoxyqueuosine reductase QueH: MNILLHVCCANCAIYPVKVLREQNHQVTGYFFNPNIHPYQEFERRLNAVRDYAELTELTMIYRDDYLLEEFLARTAPSPGSRCGYCYQSRLEETARFAAQNGYEAFSTSLLYSRFQQHDTIREYGQALARRYSIDFLYRDFRTGWKEGIDASRAMGLYRQQYCGCIYSEKDRYHPKSSN; the protein is encoded by the coding sequence ATGAATATCCTGCTGCATGTCTGCTGCGCCAACTGCGCCATCTATCCAGTCAAGGTCCTGCGAGAGCAGAACCATCAAGTCACCGGCTACTTCTTCAATCCCAATATTCACCCCTATCAGGAGTTCGAGCGCCGGCTCAATGCGGTTCGCGACTATGCCGAACTCACGGAGCTGACGATGATTTACCGGGACGACTATCTTCTGGAGGAATTCCTCGCCCGGACGGCGCCATCACCAGGGAGCCGCTGCGGGTACTGCTATCAGTCGCGTCTCGAGGAAACCGCCAGGTTCGCCGCGCAAAATGGCTACGAAGCCTTTTCGACCAGCCTGCTCTATTCCCGGTTCCAGCAGCACGACACCATCCGCGAGTACGGTCAGGCGCTCGCCCGACGCTACAGCATCGATTTTCTCTACCGGGACTTCCGCACGGGCTGGAAGGAAGGAATCGACGCCTCCCGGGCCATGGGTCTGTACCGCCAGCAGTACTGCGGCTGCATCTATTCGGAAAAAGACCGTTACCACCCGAAAAGCAGTAATTGA
- a CDS encoding phasin family protein, translating into MIEMIEKTLLAGIGALSLTQKKAEELIDELQKQFNLSEDKGRELLVKLQETAKENQSRLEELARDEVRKASERLGLVTAEEFEKLRKKVHQLEKQLKESEKQP; encoded by the coding sequence ATGATCGAGATGATCGAAAAAACTCTGCTGGCCGGCATCGGCGCCCTGTCGCTCACCCAGAAAAAGGCCGAAGAACTGATTGACGAGCTGCAGAAGCAGTTCAATCTCAGCGAGGACAAGGGCCGCGAACTGCTTGTCAAACTGCAGGAGACGGCAAAGGAGAACCAGAGCCGGCTCGAGGAACTGGCCCGCGATGAAGTTCGCAAAGCCAGTGAACGTCTCGGCCTGGTGACGGCCGAAGAATTCGAGAAACTGCGCAAAAAGGTGCATCAACTGGAGAAGCAGCTCAAGGAGTCCGAAAAGCAACCCTGA
- the lpxC gene encoding UDP-3-O-acyl-N-acetylglucosamine deacetylase, which translates to MICQCTIAHQIFISGTGLHSGRRINMTLRPADAGTGIVFHRTEGERTVSIEAISANVVDTRLATVLGKGGLTVSTVEHLLATIAAFGIDNLHIDIDGPEVPIMDGSAAPFAELLEQAGIRNLPRSRKFLAVRKPLTLVDGEKRVSLIPSRFFRITFDIDFDHPCISLQQRTIKVTRSSFCRDIAGARTFGFLREVEYLKANGLALGGSMDNAVVIGADRVLNPEGLRYSDEFVRHKILDAVGDFSLLGYPLLGHIRAFKAGHDLNHRMVEKILASPDCWKLVEFTEESLQEALCTSPPVFTSELAFSKA; encoded by the coding sequence ATGATTTGTCAATGCACCATCGCCCATCAGATTTTCATCTCCGGCACAGGCCTCCACTCGGGCCGCCGGATCAACATGACACTACGGCCGGCCGACGCCGGAACAGGCATTGTTTTTCACAGGACCGAAGGAGAACGCACCGTTTCTATCGAAGCGATTTCCGCTAACGTCGTCGATACTCGACTGGCCACAGTACTCGGCAAAGGAGGACTGACCGTATCGACCGTGGAGCATCTACTGGCGACCATAGCGGCTTTCGGTATCGACAACCTCCACATTGACATCGATGGCCCGGAAGTTCCGATCATGGACGGTAGCGCCGCCCCCTTCGCCGAACTTCTGGAGCAAGCCGGCATCCGCAACTTACCCCGCAGCCGCAAATTCCTGGCGGTGCGCAAACCGTTGACCCTCGTGGATGGAGAAAAGCGGGTGAGCCTGATTCCATCGCGCTTCTTCCGCATCACCTTCGACATCGACTTCGACCACCCCTGCATCTCCCTGCAGCAGCGGACCATCAAGGTAACGCGCAGCTCTTTTTGCCGGGACATCGCCGGGGCCAGGACCTTTGGCTTCCTCCGTGAAGTCGAATACCTTAAAGCTAACGGCCTGGCTCTCGGCGGATCGATGGACAACGCCGTGGTGATTGGAGCAGACCGGGTCCTCAACCCGGAAGGGCTGCGCTACAGTGACGAATTCGTCCGACACAAGATACTGGACGCAGTCGGTGATTTCAGCCTCCTCGGCTATCCTCTTCTGGGGCATATCCGGGCGTTCAAGGCCGGTCACGATCTCAATCATCGGATGGTTGAAAAGATCCTTGCCTCTCCCGACTGCTGGAAACTGGTCGAATTTACCGAAGAGAGCCTGCAAGAAGCGTTGTGCACCTCCCCGCCGGTTTTCACCTCGGAGCTGGCCTTCTCCAAGGCCTGA
- a CDS encoding DUF2905 domain-containing protein, which translates to MHPGKTLIAIGLLLVLIGLFLTFGGKLPWLGKLPGDIRIERDNFSFYFPLGTSVLLSLLLSFLFWLFRR; encoded by the coding sequence ATGCATCCCGGCAAGACTCTCATCGCCATAGGCCTGCTCCTGGTCCTCATCGGCCTTTTTCTGACCTTCGGCGGAAAGCTCCCCTGGCTCGGGAAGCTGCCCGGTGACATCCGGATCGAGCGGGACAATTTTTCCTTCTACTTTCCGTTGGGAACATCGGTTCTGCTTTCCCTGCTCCTGTCCTTCCTGTTCTGGCTGTTCCGCCGTTGA
- the ubiB gene encoding 2-polyprenylphenol 6-hydroxylase: MLTFSSLNRNIRSIRRYRSILGILIKYGFGHVVEQLNINYYLELGRRLVTFGGAPREIERLSQPVRMRLAMEELGPTFVKLGQLLSTRPDVVPKEYIEEFRKLQDMVPSFPFEAVKAQIQRQLDQSAEELFAEITPIPIAAASIAQVHRGRLKSGEAVVVKIRRPGIEKVVETDLDILSGLAYLIERHIPASEIYDPSGIVKEFRRTIQREMDFAREGHTIDRFAANFAGDPTVHVPKVYWEQTGETVLTMEFVDGIKISEFARLTEAGYDLKVIARNGADAFLKQVLVHGFFHGDPHPGNLFILPGNTICMLDYGMVGRLGENLKFQLVDLLVAVLQRDADSVISQLLYSGELMDESNIRHLRRDLNEFIDDYYEVPLQEIKVGRLLTEFVEILTRYRIKFPSDLMLLAKALVTIEGVGRQLDPDFDMISHLRPFMEKLLHERVAPGSLTRELLRTTKAYGSLVKNLPRDLKEFINRVNRNKFKIDLEHRGLEKLITDLDKSSNRISFSLLIAALIVGSSIIMQTDKGPMLLGFPALGFLGYSIAGILGLWLAIAILRSGRL, from the coding sequence ATGTTGACTTTTTCAAGCCTCAATAGAAACATCCGCTCCATCCGGCGCTATCGCAGCATTCTCGGCATCCTGATCAAGTACGGCTTCGGCCATGTGGTTGAACAGCTCAACATCAACTACTATCTGGAGTTGGGACGGAGGCTGGTCACCTTTGGCGGCGCCCCACGGGAAATCGAGCGTCTTTCCCAGCCGGTGCGGATGCGTCTGGCCATGGAGGAACTCGGTCCCACCTTCGTCAAGCTGGGCCAGCTTCTTTCCACCCGCCCCGACGTTGTTCCCAAGGAATACATCGAGGAATTCCGCAAACTCCAGGACATGGTCCCGTCCTTCCCCTTCGAGGCAGTCAAGGCCCAGATCCAGCGCCAACTGGATCAGTCAGCCGAAGAGCTTTTCGCCGAAATTACCCCGATCCCCATTGCCGCAGCTTCCATCGCCCAGGTACATCGCGGCCGACTGAAGAGCGGCGAGGCGGTCGTGGTTAAAATTCGTCGGCCGGGGATTGAAAAGGTGGTTGAAACCGACCTCGACATTCTCTCCGGCCTGGCCTATCTGATCGAACGGCACATCCCGGCTAGTGAAATTTACGATCCCAGCGGTATCGTCAAGGAATTCCGGCGCACCATCCAGCGGGAAATGGACTTTGCTCGGGAAGGGCATACCATCGATCGGTTTGCCGCTAATTTCGCAGGAGATCCGACAGTCCATGTTCCAAAGGTCTACTGGGAACAGACCGGCGAAACGGTCCTGACCATGGAGTTCGTGGACGGGATCAAGATTTCCGAGTTCGCCAGGCTGACCGAAGCGGGGTACGACCTCAAGGTCATTGCTCGCAACGGGGCGGATGCCTTTCTCAAGCAAGTCCTGGTACACGGTTTTTTTCATGGCGACCCCCACCCCGGAAATCTCTTCATCCTGCCAGGAAACACCATCTGCATGCTTGATTACGGGATGGTCGGACGGCTTGGCGAAAATCTCAAGTTTCAACTGGTCGACCTGCTGGTCGCCGTCCTCCAGCGTGATGCCGACAGCGTCATCAGCCAACTCCTCTATTCCGGAGAACTGATGGACGAATCCAACATACGGCATCTCAGACGGGATCTGAACGAATTCATTGACGACTACTACGAAGTCCCCCTGCAGGAGATCAAAGTCGGCAGGCTCCTCACAGAATTCGTGGAAATCCTCACCCGATACCGTATCAAGTTTCCTTCCGACCTGATGCTGCTTGCGAAGGCACTGGTCACCATAGAGGGGGTTGGCCGGCAGCTCGATCCTGACTTCGACATGATCAGTCACTTACGGCCTTTCATGGAAAAACTGCTCCACGAGAGGGTCGCCCCGGGCAGCCTCACCCGGGAACTGCTGCGCACCACCAAGGCCTACGGCTCCCTGGTGAAAAATCTGCCGCGGGACCTCAAGGAATTCATCAACCGGGTAAACCGCAACAAGTTCAAGATCGACCTCGAGCACCGCGGTCTGGAGAAGCTCATCACCGATCTGGACAAGTCGAGCAACCGCATTTCTTTCAGCCTCCTTATCGCCGCCCTCATCGTCGGTTCGTCCATCATCATGCAGACCGACAAAGGCCCCATGCTGCTCGGTTTTCCGGCACTCGGCTTTCTCGGCTATTCCATCGCCGGCATCCTCGGTCTTTGGCTGGCCATCGCCATCCTTCGCTCCGGGCGTTTGTAG
- a CDS encoding patatin-like phospholipase family protein: MPDKQCKIGLALGSGAARGMAHIGVLKALEKTGIRIDTIAGTSVGAFIGALYAAGVPVSQMEEVARNVDWRQLARLLDPTLPTSGLIDGRKVTRFMAELLPVHTFEELKIPLAVVATDVETGEMLIIKKGNLLQALQAAIAFPGIFTPVRFGDRFLVDGGLCNPVPADVVREMGADIVIGVCAIPEVYKAPAETYLPPVEEENGAGNGHPFEFFNAARVESVLKEILGRNGNGKKNGKDNSQRKPPSLFRVCAQSVVIMENQINQLRLERHDIDVLIRPDLSSIALLDFHRAAEAIQAGEMAAASVADRLRTLTGCH, encoded by the coding sequence ATGCCCGACAAACAGTGTAAAATCGGCCTCGCTCTCGGTAGCGGGGCGGCCCGCGGAATGGCCCACATCGGCGTGCTCAAGGCTCTCGAGAAAACAGGCATCCGTATCGACACCATCGCCGGGACCTCCGTCGGTGCCTTCATAGGCGCACTCTATGCGGCTGGCGTTCCGGTCAGCCAGATGGAAGAAGTTGCACGCAATGTCGACTGGCGGCAACTAGCCAGACTGCTCGATCCGACTCTCCCCACCTCGGGACTCATCGACGGCAGGAAGGTCACCCGCTTCATGGCCGAGTTGCTGCCCGTCCACACTTTCGAGGAGCTCAAGATCCCGCTGGCTGTGGTTGCCACCGATGTCGAAACGGGGGAGATGCTCATCATCAAAAAAGGCAACCTGTTGCAGGCCCTGCAGGCGGCCATTGCCTTTCCCGGCATCTTCACCCCGGTGCGCTTCGGCGACCGGTTCCTGGTGGACGGCGGGCTGTGCAACCCGGTTCCTGCCGATGTCGTGCGTGAAATGGGAGCGGACATCGTAATCGGGGTCTGCGCCATTCCCGAGGTATACAAAGCACCCGCCGAGACTTATCTGCCTCCGGTCGAGGAAGAAAACGGGGCGGGCAACGGGCATCCCTTCGAGTTCTTCAATGCTGCACGGGTCGAGAGTGTCCTGAAAGAGATCCTGGGTCGCAACGGCAATGGCAAAAAGAATGGGAAAGACAACTCCCAGCGCAAGCCGCCCAGCCTCTTTCGCGTCTGCGCCCAAAGCGTGGTCATCATGGAAAACCAAATCAACCAGCTGCGACTGGAGCGTCACGACATCGATGTGCTGATTCGTCCCGACCTCAGCAGCATCGCCCTTCTCGACTTCCACCGGGCGGCTGAGGCGATTCAGGCTGGCGAGATGGCCGCCGCCAGCGTCGCCGACCGCCTCCGGACTTTGACCGGCTGCCATTGA